The following is a genomic window from Bacillus sp. V2I10.
CTGGCGGTATACCCCATTTGTGTAGTGCAAACGCCAAAACACAGATGAATAGAAAGAATTCTTTGTAATTAAACTAAAACTGTATTGTGTCGGCTTAACAGTTTTTAGTAGCAATCTTTCATGAAAGAAGCGCCTACAATAATTAACAAAATAAATAGGACAACGATTAACTCAAAATTTTTGTCTTTTTTGAAACTACCACCTTGAAAATCACCCATTTAAAATTCCTCCTCCCTAAATAAGCTACTAATACATTATGTGGAAAAGTTGCGATTGTTTGGACAAACGCTCAGATTTTCTCAAAAAATTACTAATTTTTGACCTGAACGTTCTTTCCCTTTCTTGATAAACCTGCGTTCAATAAGATACATTTTTAGAAATGGACATGGTTTTCCTCCCCAAATAAAATAGCCGCCCGGAGGCAGCTTATTTTTTCATTAAATTTTGTGCTTGGAGTCCTTTTTTCTGTATTCGTGCTTTCTTGCTGACAAATGTGTTTTTCCAAACAGCATATAGGTTTACGACAAGTGCTACAAATGCAGCTGCAACAAACACAAAGGCATTGATACTTGCTTCAGTAAACCACTCAAATGAATTCCCACTGTACCAAAAAAGAAAAGGACTGCCGTTAGGAACCCTCCTAGTTAAGTGAATGTATCTTTTATCATCTTCTTTTCCTCCTTATCGTTGTAAAACTACATGCTTGTCAGTGGTTCTCTCTAAAATATGCACTCGACTTTCAAGATTTTTCACTTCAGTTTTTAATTCTGTAATTAAGGTGTTCCTGGTATTCCCGGAGAAGACGGAAGTTCTTTATATACATAGGTAAAGTATGCGACAGATGATAAAGGCTCAAATATGAGTGACACGCCCAATGGAAGCACTCCACCGGGACATTTGTATAATCACCTGCCAGACTTAAATGCGACTTGAACATATTAAAAGAAGCTGTAAATCGGTCCGCGTCTGGATTGTCATAGCCAAAATTAGCTTTGCAATAAGTGACAATTGCCCTTTTAATCAGTGGGTCAACATTGGTTTCTGCATTTGCTATTTCACGCGAAACACCCGACAGAGCTAGGGTCGTGCCGGGCGGCTGCAATTAGGTCTTCAATCTCAGAATCAAATGAGGTAAAGGAGCGATATCTTTGTTGTATTAAAAGC
Proteins encoded in this region:
- a CDS encoding YjcZ family sporulation protein, with protein sequence MGDFQGGSFKKDKNFELIVVLFILLIIVGASFMKDCY